Proteins encoded in a region of the Quercus lobata isolate SW786 chromosome 8, ValleyOak3.0 Primary Assembly, whole genome shotgun sequence genome:
- the LOC115954549 gene encoding pyridoxine/pyridoxamine 5'-phosphate oxidase 2, producing the protein MGTVTMGPWKQLLLSALDSNSHLKHSSYFQLATIGSNGRPSNRTLVFRGFQENTDQIQINTDSRTHKIEDLKHCPFAEICWYFTDSWEQFRINGKIDIIDASTTDPKKLQQRQISWFASSLKSRLQYSGPSPGLPCLSEQPHQGFLDPSTGPVVAFCLLVLDPDQVDYLNLKSNLRVKFASGLNVNGEKCWTSEIINP; encoded by the exons ATGGGAACTGTAACAATGGGGCCATGGAAGCAGCTTCTTCTCAGCGCATTGGACTCCAATTCCCACCTCAAGCACTCTTCCTATTTTCAACTT gCTACGATTGGATCAAATGGGAGACCTTCAAACCGCACTCTGGTTTTCAGAGGATTTCAAGAGAACACTGACCAGATCCAAATCAACACTGATTCCCGAACTCACAAG ATAGAGGATCTTAAGCATTGCCCATTTGCTGAG atatGTTGGTATTTTACCGACTCTTGGGAGCAATTCCGGATCAATGGGAAAATTGATATCATTGATGCATCAACTACTGATCCCAAGAAGCTTCAG CAAAGACAGATATCTTGGTTTGCTAGTTCTCTGAAATCAAGACTGCAGTATTCAGGGCCTAGTCCAGGTCTTCCCTGTCTAAGTGAACAGCCACACCAAGGTTTCTTAGATCCTTCCACAGGTCCAGTTGTGGCATTTTGTCTGCTGGTTCTAGATCCAGATCAG GTTGATTACTTGAATTTGAAGAGCAACCTAAGGGTAAAATTCGCATCTGGACTGAATGTTAATGGAGAGAAGTGCTGGACTTCAGAGATTATCAACCCATAA
- the LOC115957810 gene encoding laccase-6 produces MANFATSLVVLWLSLISYAYNVHATRMAHWPRGSSTRFYDFKIQTLKITKLCNTKELVTVNGIFPGPVIYAQEDDRIIVKITNETPYNTTIHWHGVRQRLSCWFDGPSYITQCPIQSGQTFTYEFTLVNQKGTFFWHAHVSWLRATLYGAFVVYPKPGVPYPFKYPYQEHILLLGEYWNKDVVQLERATVASGGNPPITDAYTINGHPGPNYNCSNNDVYKIDVVPGKTYLLRLINAGLNSENFFAIANHKLTIVEADAEYTKPFTTDRVMLGPGQTIDVLVTANQPIGKYSMAMGPYSSAKGAAFQNISAIAHFQYIGAVTNSVSLPAQLPSFSDNLAVKTVMDGLKSLNTVNVPKEIDANLFITIGLNVQKCQSKTPNQNCQGLNNGVMAASMNNISFIKPQISLLEAYYKKINGSFTEDFPGAPLKFYDFVNGAPNNIPNDTQALNGTRVKVLEYGTRVQLILQDTGTVTTENHPIHLHGYSFYVVGYGTGNYNPQTANFNLVDPPYMNTIGVPAGGWAAIRFLADNPGVWFMHCHLDIHQSWGLGTSFIVKNGEGVLETLPHPPADLPRC; encoded by the exons ATGGCCAACTTTGCCACCTCACTTGTTGTACTATGGTTAAGCTTAATATCTTATGCTTACAATGTGCATGCTACGCGTATGGCACACTGGCCTAGAGGAAGCTCAACCAGGTTCTATGATTTCAAG ATACAAactttgaaaattacaaaactgtGCAACACCAAGGAACTAGTCACAGTCAACGGAATATTTCCAGGCCCTGTAATTTATGCCCAAGAAGATGACAGAATAATTGTCAAAATTACCAATGAGACACCATACAACACCACAATCCACTG GCATGGAGTCAGACAGAGACTATCATGCTGGTTCGATGGGCCTTCGTACATCACACAGTGTCCAATTCAGTCTGGCCAGACTTTTACGTATGAGTTCACATTGGTGAATCAAAAGGGCACCTTTTTCTGGCATGCTCATGTTTCTTGGCTCCGGGCTACTCTTTATGGTGCCTTTGTGGTATATCCAAAGCCTGGGGTCCCTTACCCATTTAAGTACCCATATCAAGAGCATATTCTACTCCTAG GGGAGTATTGGAATAAAGATGTGGTACAACTTGAACGCGCCACTGTAGCAAGCGGTGGAAATCCTCCAATAACAGATGCTTATACAATTAATGGTCACCCAGGCCCCAACTACAATTGCTCCAACAATG ATGTGTACAAGATAGATGTCGTTCCTGGGAAGACATATTTGTTAAGGCTGATTAACGCAGGCTTAAACTCTGAGAACTTTTTTGCCATTGCTAATCACAAATTAACCATCGTGGAAGCCGATGCTGAGTACACAAAGCCATTCACCACAGACCGTGTGATGCTTGGACCAGGCCAGACCATTGATGTCCTTGTCACCGCTAATCAGCCCATAGGAAAATACTCCATGGCCATGGGACCCTACAGTTCTGCCAAGGGTGCTGCTTTCCAAAATATATCGGCCATTGCCCACTTCCAATACATAGGTGCTGTAACTAATAGCGTATCATTACCTGCTCAATTACCAAGTTTTAGTGACAATCTTGCTGTTAAGACAGTCATGGATGGACTAAAAAGCCTAAACACTGTTAATGTTCCGAAAGAGATTGATGCAAACCTTTTCATCACCATCGGATTGAATGTCCAAAAATGTCAGTCTAAGACACCCAATCAAAATTGCCAAGGCCTTAATAATGGGGTTATGGCGGCATCTATGAACAACATTAGTTTTATAAAGCCACAAATTTCGCTTTTGGAAGCTTACTACAAAAAGATTAATGGTTCTTTCACTGAGGATTTTCCTGGGGCACCCCTTAAGTTCTATGACTTTGTCAATGGGGCACCTAATAATATTCCTAATGACACACAGGCTTTGAATGGGACTAGGGTCAAGGTCCTTGAATATGGCACTAGGGTGCAACTCATCTTGCAGGACACTGGGACAGTCACCACTGAGAATCACCCAATTCATCTTCATGGCTATAGCTTCTATGTTGTGGGGTATGGCACTGGGAACTATAATCCACAAACTGCAAATTTCAACTTGGTTGATCCACCTTACATGAACACTATTGGAGTTCCTGCTGGTGGATGGGCTGCTATTCGGTTCCTCGCTGACAATCCAG GGGTTTGGTTTATGCACTGTCACTTAGACATACATCAATCATGGGGATTAGGCACGTCTTTCATTGTCAAGAACGGGGAGGGGGTCCTGGAAACACTTCCTCACCCTCCGGCAGACCTGCCGCGGTGCTAG